The nucleotide window ATGTTGCTGCCATATTATGTTGCTTGTAAAGGCTGAGGCTACAATATTACGGGGACCACATGAGGATCTAGAAGGGTACCTAGAAGCAGTTGATATGTTGAAAAGTACCGTCCAGCATTTTAGCTCAAATAAAAGCTTTAAGGGCTGTGATGGAGTGATGAACCACATAAACAGCTTGCTAGCAAAGGCCATCCTGAAGCTGGAGGAGGAATTCAGACAACTCTTAGCAACCTACAGGTTCCTCCCCTGGATTAGGCTTCTTGgctatattttctttttctctacatgATGTCTGCATATACTTGAAAACTATTTTTCGTGAAGCAGCAATTAGTTTAACAtccattattcttttttatttatatcttaTTCTATCCATTTGTGATGATGGGTGAAAATGTCTTCCTATTGTGCTTAGATGGTCAGAAAAATATCTAATATGATATCAGATTGGATTTTGATTGTACATCCATCAAATTAGATGGCTGCAATATATAAGGTAGTCTGCAAAATTTTCTCCACAAGTCCTAGTTCTTAAATGCAAAGTTCTAAGAACAGAACCGGCTACGTCCCTGGTTGTTCGATGTGAAAGCATGTTATTTGGTGTTTCATAAAACTTTTGGCCCCCAAAGACTTTTGCTTATAGTATATAAAATGcagattattttatttaaataattaatttgttGCTTCATCACAAAACTTGATATGTTTTCCGGAAATCAACACTGGAAGTTCAGTTAAAATGTAAAACATAGACTGTTAAATCTGTCAAGGTAGGTCTTTCTAGAAGGACTTCTTGGCTACCAACTTTCAAATGCAATTTTGGCTAATTGTTTTCCTTGTACCTTCTATGGGTCTTAGAATATGGAAACACCTGTTTTGCTTTACAGCCTCAAGCCTGTAAATTGTCAGAGAGTTACAATTGGAAAGAATCTTTTGGTAGTAGTTGTACTGGATGGAATCATGAAGAGATGCTCATAACTAAACTGCTTTAGGATTTGTAGAGTTACCTAGTGTTATATTGATTTTATCTTTTCCGCTGTTCaatttttaaatgaaaaattaATGGTGCATTCATGACAAATTGAAGAAGTCATTTGTGAGATTATCAATGCATTGTGCTTGTTAATAgccaaaactttgaagaatagtccATTGAGGAATGAAAGAAGAATATATATGAAACCTATTGTACGAACATTTGGTGAGATGGATGTTACATTCATGAAGATACATACTAGAATTCACATCTGAGAGCCTAGCATAGAAGACTCCCTAGGATCCTCAAGTGAGCTAGTTGAGCTAAAATGTAAAACTTTGACTGTTAAATCTGTCAAGGTCGGCCTTTCTAGAAGTAAGGACTTCTTGGCTACCAACTTTGAAATGCAATTTTGGCTATCTATTTTTCTTGTACCTTCTATGGGCCTTAGAATATGGAAACACCTGTTTTGCTTTACAGCCTCAAGCCTGTAAATTGTCAGAAAGGTACAATTGGAAAGAATCTTTTGGTAGTAGTTGTCCGGGATGGAATCATGAAGAGATGCTCATAACTAAACTGCTTCAGGATTTGTAAAGCTACCTGCTACATGTTATATTGATTTTATCTTTTCGGCTGTTCaatttttaaatgaaaaattaATGGTGCATTCATGACAAATTGAAGAAGTCATTTGTGAGATTATCAATGCATTGTGCTTGTTAATAgccaaaactttgaagaatagtccATTGAGGAATGAAAGAAGAATATATATGAAACCTATTGTACGAACATTTGGTGAGATGGATGTTACATTCATGAAGATACATACTAGAATTCACATCTGAGAGCCTAGCATAGAAGACTCCCTAGGATCCTCAAGTGAGCTAGTTGAGCTAAAATGTAAAACTTTGACTGTTAAATATGTCAAGGTAGGCCTTTCTAGAAGTAAGGACTTCTTGGCTACCAACTTTGAAATGCAATTTTGGCTATCTATTTTTCTTGTACCTTCTATGGGCCTTAGAATATGGAAACATCTGTTTTGCTTTACAGCCTCAAGCCTGTAAATTGTCAGAAAGGTACAATTGGAAAGAATCTTTTGGTAGTAGTTGTACTGGATGGAATCATGAAGAGATGCTCATAACTAAACTGCTTCAGGATTTGTAAAGCTACCTGCCAGATGTTATATTGATTTTATCTTTTCCGCTGTTCaatttttaaatgaaaaattaATGGTGCATTAATGACAAATTGAAGAAGTAATTTGTGAGATTATCAATGCATTGTGCTTGTTAATAgccaaaactttgaagaatagggaATGAAAGAAGAATATATGAAACCTGTTGGATGAACATTTGGTGAGATGGATGTTACGTTCATGAAGATACATACTAGAATTCACATCTGAGAGCCTAGCATAGAAAACTCCCTAGGATCCCCTTGTGAGCTTGATTTTAGAAGATATTGTGGAGGAAGATAGCAGAGAATCTTTGAACACCACAACTAATAAGGAGTGGGAATCATAGGAAAAGGTACTGATGCCATCTaacaaatgcaaactgaaatagtcTTATTTTCTCCTATTAGCCAATATGGTTTTGGGGTCTAAAACAACATTTAGACGTTATGGTTTTACAGTCTAAAATTTAGACATTATGGTCTCTAGTAGCTCATTTATGGCATCACAATAATATGACTAGTCATTTGTAGCCACACATATGACCAAACTCAAGATTTTTAACATATAATATGGAAAAACAAATTCAGCACTGCAATATTATAACAATTACTGGAtattgatattatttaaaatagtaGTTGTAACAAGATTATGTATATAATTTGTGAGAGGCCTAAACTCAAGTACAGCATGCAAGATAGGCCTAAACTTGAGCACATAGAATGCAACATATCCATTTTACTTCAACATGGGAACCATGGCTAACATTTTGAGTTATTCTGTTTTACCCTCCTCTGTACATCATTagattttctttaattttttctcAAAAGCAAAAAGACCACTGCAGTTTACTGGACTAAATACCAGCCTACACAGATGTAATCTCTTCAAATCACTCACTTTGCTTGTTGGAAAGAGTTTTTTCTGTCCCGATATGCTTCATTGGGATGTTAAATTGATGTTTCGGAATAAATATCAATATTTTGTAATTAATATTTAAAGATTTGCATAGTGGACAATTCAATTGTCCATCTGGCCTACATTTAAAGGTTTATCTTTGTTCATTGAGTCTTTCCCACTGTTTGATTTCAGTAAACCAATTGAGCCCGACCGCTTATTTGACTGTCTTCCTAAATCCTTGCAACCACACTCAGAGACGTCTGGGCACCAAGCTGATGGTGGTAAGCCTGAGCATCAAGCCAGAAGCTTGGAGGCTGCTGTATACAAGACACCAACTCTGATTCCTCCAAGGGTTCTTCCCTTGTTGCATGACTTAGCAAATCAATTGGTTCAAGCTGGACACCAGCAACAGTGTTCAAAGATTTACAGGTACAATTAATCacggaatatatatattttttccaaaaGTAGTCATGCTCCTAACTAATTGTTCATCTAGTCTGGTATCAATTGATGTATGGAAATTATAAAAGGAATATTCTTGGATTATAGTTGTATTTTTTCATCAAGACATGCTTTGGGGTCTAGCCAACTATGTTATGGCTGTACATCTGTGGTTGCATCAGTATTGTGGTTATGAACAATAACGAAATGCATATTAATTAAAAGTATGACAAGGCATTTTCTGTGGCACATCTTGTGATCAACTATGTACACAAAAAATTCTAAAAGATGAATTTGGCAATATATTTGAAGAATGCCTCATCTACTGGTTATGTTGAAAAAAAGCTTACATATCAAAAAATTGTTGGGACTTCCCCTCTAGTTATTTActgtaaaataaaaagaaaaacaaaggacTACTGTAAAAGGGCTACGCAGGACAATAAATTTGGAGCACCAGAGGAAGTCGAAATCCAGAAGTGGGCAACTAATAGACCAATAGCTTTTTCTTAATTGATATCAAGGTTCAAACTTTGAAGGTTCAAGATTTATTTTGATATGACCATGGATATGGGACTAGGATTAGGTAAGATCTGATTGGCATTGGCATTGTAGAATTAGTGTTTTCACCCAAAAATCTGTAAccagaaaattaaaaagaaaaggttACAGGTAGGAGCATTATAAAACCACAAACATGTTTGGAGCATGATCTCACCcaataaatcaaaatataaataaataataaatattatgtcAATAGGAAAAGTACTATAGCAGATAACCTGTGGTCAAAGTTGATCCCCATCAATGAAAATACAGTTTCTTGTCTGGTCACAGGTGCTCCATATGCTGCTACATGTTTCATATTTGAAGTCATATACGAAAAGCAAAGTCCAAGAAGGACAGTTCATACTACAAAGATGTGAAATTCAACAGTGAAGGTCTCTGTAGTCTCATTGTTTATACTACGATACTGAGATTGGCATAAATGATGGTAAACCACCTCAGGATGGTTGATACAGACTGCTCCTTGCAAGATCAATTTACCTGCACTGGATGGATCTGAATCCACTGATTTGGACCAAAATTTCAAATGTAGCAACCAATTCATGGGCATTAGATTGACATAGCTCATCATTTCATAGTTTAAAAGAGCAGATACGATTTCAGATCATGATCAGATTATCTTTAAAACCTAGTACTTACTTGCATATTTATTGGACATGCATTCCTAATGCATGCATATGGTATTCTCTTTTAGCAATGGTCCAAATTTCTATTTGTCAATTCCTTCATGCCACTAATGATGACACTAAGTATTACAACCCAAATGATGGATGTGTTTTTAATAAGTTGGCATATTAAGGACACAAATAGGTCATTATATGTTCTTGCTTACTTTGCTCAGTTTCAGCTTTTCCATATTATTTCTTGAAAGGTGGCCTAAAATTATTACAATACTCTTTATTTTTGTACCTCGAATAATTTTAATGATAGTCACTTACTAAGAGGATTGCTCCAACCAACATCAAAATGGACTTAGGTTTTCCTGATCTTAGAGTTTATGATGAGAGAACCTATTTCCACTCACCAAAAAGCATCAGAAGGTCTCTATCAATTGGACGGCGGAAAGCAGAGCAAGCAGAGGCCAATTGTGTGGACCTATTCTCTCATATCAGGGTCCGTCACTTTGGGGTTGTAACTTGTAAGTATGCAAAAGATGAAGTTACAATGACCACACAAGCTCAAAGTACTTGCTCTCCAGTTTCCTCACATTTTCTAAACAGTTAGCCAAGATTGGACCTTTATGGGCCTAGAGAGGGCCATGGTCCCTCAAAAGATTGAAAATGTTATATGCCTATGCTATATGTGGAAATGTTTCTATACTTTTAGATTGATAAAAAGAGGCCatagtttttatttttagcataatGTCCTGATATCTCAAACAATGTTGTTATGAGATTATGAAGTGACTTTACTTCTTCTAAGTGGGCCTTAAGccaaattcaaattcataaagttTCTTGCAGAAAATTTCAGACCAAGTAGAACTACAACACATACCACTTAATCTATATATCATATTTTCTGAAAACATAATAAGCAATAACTAGAAGTTTCTCTAATTACATATTTGGATTTTGAAATACTGGAAGAAAAACAGATAGTTGCAGAAGTCTTATATTCAATATGGCCAATTTTTTTTTCCAGAGATCTTCCACTGTAGTCAGCTATTATTTCAGTTCATATTTAAAGATGTAGTGCCTTGATTCAAAAACTTGTCACTGATGTGAATAACTTGATGATTTGATCTTAAAGTGTTATAATAAATCCTCTGTGGAAATTTAATATGTATTATATTGTAAATTGCTCATTAGTCATAGCTTTGCTCTAAGAAAGGGAAATGATTTCATCCTCTCTTCATGCTGAAGACTTTTGGAGCTGTGCTTTAGATGCTAAGCTAAAGGGATTGGCGGACAGTTTTTACCCTGAGATTGCTTGCTGAATAATACTATAGTCGTTCTTGTTTGAATTCAAATAACGATGGATATAAGTTGACTATTCATTGATCAAGGTTAACATACATCAGGTAAAACATCATTTTAACCAAAAAGCTTAAGCTTTTATGTTACGGGTCAATATATGCAATTTGACTCAATCAATCCTTAGTGATGTGGGACTATCCCATCTCTTTTCATCTCACATATGAATATTTCCAAAATCTTTCCTTATTCATGTATGGCATTGATTGTCTAGGATTCAATCTTAGTTCATATCTCACATACATAAATATTTGTGTAATGTGATTCACTCACCTGTATTAACCTGTCGCAAtgtgatttcttcttcaattgattAAATGATGGCTTGACCTTGGCTTTCAAGCACATTTTGGCTTAAATTTTCCTTTTCATTTTTGGCTCATTCAAATCTTTGTCTACATAACTCTAATGCCATGTCAGAAATGAGCTTGACCTTGGCTATCAAGTTTATTTGgcttaactttttttttcttttttgactcATTCAAATTTTCATTAACATGGCTCCAATACCATGTCAGAAATGAATAATTATGAGTCTGGATCAAATTGATCAAGGTTAACATACATTAGGTTAGACATTAATTCAACTCAAAAAGGTTTCTAGGCAATAGGCCAAAcctaatatatatatagtccAACTTTTTCAATTCAATTCAAACATGTATGAATAATTCCAACAGTTCAGCTTAGTTCCGGTAAAAGATTCTGTTCCTCATAAACTTCTCCATTGACCAGCATATGAGAAGATATAAGTCATGTATCTAACGCTTGCTGATATACTTATGGTTGGTTTAATAAAAACATCCTTGTGTCTGCAATCATATTTGTTTGTGGACACTTATTACTAACCTCAAATTGATTTTCGCTCTTCACTTGTCTATTAGTTCCCATTTAGTGTTTTTTGGTTCAAATGCTTGTAAGGTTCATTTTGGTGTAGGTAAAAACAATTAGATTATGGTTTCCAGTCTCAACTAGACAGGGATGTCTATGATGTCACTGGTTGATGTCAATAGTTTCTAAACATTTTCATATGGCATTTATCTTAAGAGGATGGTTTCTTGTCAACCAGGGATGCCCGTGCTTCAACTTTAGAATCGAGCCTCCGAAAATTGGGAGTTGAGAAGCTCAATAAAGACGATGTGCAGAGAATGCAGTGGGAGGCCTTAGAGACCAAGATTCAGAATTGGATTCACTATATGCGGATTGCAGTAAGGATTTACATAAGATTTGTTATGGTAGATATAACTCATTTCCTATCAGTTTGATTCTGTATTCAACAGGTTAAACTACTATTTGCTGGTGAACGAAAAATTTGTGATCAAGTCTTTGATGGCACTACTCTTAATAAAGATCAATGTTTTGCTGAAGTAACCGCAAGTAGTGTGGCAGTGCTACTTAGTTTTGGAGATGCTGTAGCCAAAAGTAAGCGATCGCCAGAGAAGCTATTTGTGCTTCTAGACATGTATGAAGTATTGCATGAACTTCATGTAGAGGTATGCTAAAATATTCTTCTTCGAGTCCCTAATAAAGGTATAGAGAACCCAAATCTCGTGTTAGTTTGACTCTAATACATTTTAATCATCTTTATTTTGGTGTGCATCTGATAATATGGCCTGCCTAAAAAGTTTCTCTGAGTAGATTAACATGTTTGGAAGATTATGTTATTCATCAGTCCATCACAAGACTCTCATGTctttcaaaattcaaatgttACAAGTTGTCTTAAAAAGGTAAAAACATGTCAGTGGTTCATTGCTTAACTTTTACATGCTGAACTTTGGCATACTATTTTACAACTTGTAATTTGATGGAAAACTGCACCACTATTGTTATGCACTTGTTTAATTGTTTCTAAATGATATAGTAATAGGATCAATAACATTCAATCACTACCTTTTTCATCTCAAAAGACAGCCAGTCCCTCTCACTTTTGCATCTATACATGCATGTATGTCCTCAATTTTTGGTTTTTCGACTTATGATTTTAGTTATGAATCTTGAAGATGATATCAATAGAATTATTTAACAATTTGCCAGATTGAGACAATTTTTGAAGGAAAAGCTTGTTCTGAGATGAGAGAGTCCACATTGAGCTTGGCAAAGCGCTTAGCCCAGACAGCTGAAGAAACCTTTGGGGACTTTGAAGAGGCAGTTGAAAAGGATGCCACAAAGACAACTGTTCTTGATGGAACTGTCCACCCTCTTACTAGCTATGTGATTAACTACGTGAAATTTTTGTTTGAGTGAGTTCTGAATCCAGATTCACTTACCAACCAATTAGTATATGAAATATGAACTAGCACCAAAATCCATATTggtaattttgattctttttagTTGATGCAAGTTCCTTAGCATCAAACACATGTGCCCCTTGAGCTGGTCATTCTACTAATATTTTTGTTTAACTGTCTATGAATATAGTTGCCATTTTTACCTTTTCTCTTGATGTATTCATATATTCTCTAATGGATCTATTCATTAAACTTTTGCCAGCTATCAGTCAACATTGAAGCAACTCTTTCAGGAATGTGTAACTGGAGATAAAACAGAGTCTCAGTTGGCAATTGTAACAATGCGGATTATGCAAGCTCTACAGAGTAATCTTGATAACAAATCCAAGCAGTACAAAGATCCTGCTCTAACTTACCTATTTCTTATGAACAACATACACTATATGGTGAGATCTCTAAGCAGGTATGAAGATTATATTTGTTCAGATATTACAGCATGCCATGGAGTAGAAAAACCAAGGTCACTTTGCTGATTTCAGGTCAGAAGCAAAGGATATATTGGGTGATGACTGGGTACAAAGACACCGAAGGATTGTGCAGCAAAATGCAAACCAGTACAAAAGGGTTGCTTGGGCAAAGGTCTATCCCATAGTTTGAAAGCATGCTAATCACACTATTCTTGTTTACATGTTTGTTTCAGTTTATACGTAGTTCTTAGCTGCATTTCTCAATTTTTTAATTAGCTGATTGATTGTTATAACATTTTAAATACTGGTCCAATAATGGTTTTAGTAGCCTATCAGCAGACTAGTAATGTACACTAGGCAGTACATCAACATGTACTGCTTAGtatcattaataaaaaaataaaaaaagaaatgaaCAGTACTGTATCAGCATCAAACTGTATATTCTGACGCTGCTACTTGGTTGCATCGATAAGAACCAGCCAATACATACTATGTATTTAAAACTTTGATTTCCTATTATTCTACAACTTGCCAACTTTCTTTGATATTCTTATGTAAGATAATGGAAAAAGCACATGATAACTTTTTCTAATTTCCTATGGTTGGAACTCATTTTTTGGAACAAAAAAGTTTGCATCTGatgtatcaaataatataaaattgaTACAATATATGTTTTTCCAGAATAGGCAAAAGATGATTCAGAATTTCAGATAATATTATTTGTTAGACAACATGTCTTTGTTCTGACGTATGAGCTAATACTAGTTTCTAAAGAATTTTTACATCATATTGTGATGTAAGACATCCAAAAATTGTATAAAATGAGCATCCAAAAGTTGATGGCAAAGATATAAGACAGTCATGAATAATTAACACAACAACACAATGTTGAGTTCATGAGTAAAAATGAATAGGTGatacaaaataaaatatgaaaaaacaGAGAAGTATGTTaacatgatgaagttaaccattAATAACATTTAAGTTTGCTAGATAAGATGATACCAATTAAATCCAGATCTAGGTTGGTCAGTCCTGCTCTCTGGACTTTCAGTTCTTGGCCTTATCACTGAAAATCTGTCATATTTGGTTAGAAACAACAGTAAGGTTTAGCTTATTCCATCTGAAAACAGTTGATTTTGGCTAGTTTAGTCAATGCTTGTTTGTTGGTGCCCGCACTCATGAATCGACTTCTATTTTTCttacaagaaaaagagaaagagaaaaggcaGGTAGGATAGAAGGCTCTCCCTCAATTTCATGCATCATGATGATTTATCTGAATTAAATAAATACATATGTATGTTAACAGGATCGGTACAAACTAATTCAAGTTTTTAGATATGGAACAGAAACAGAGACAGCAACTTGAACGCATCCATGACACTTTATATGCTGGTCGGCAAATAGATTTGTATTTGCTATTGGAATGTGCTGTGATGACATTGTTCTAGTGCAAAAGAAATAATGAAAATCAACAGGTAGAGGTAGGAAACACAAAAGAGGTGGATAAAACTAACCTAACCCTGCCAATATTGCCTGCAATAGTACCTTTTATTTTAGGGGTTCCTTGATCAAGGTTGATGAATTAGTGGGAGTCTGAGGTTTTGGCAATGGGAAGACCTGTTATATGTCATTTCCTTTGACGCTATTGATAAAGCCACCCTGCTATAAAGTTCTTTCAGGGAAAAGTAATTAGATTCTAGATAAGAATTTTTAGGTAAAGGAGAGTAGAAATACCATTTCATCTACCTTTTCCTTAGGTAGAGATCCTGTACTGGATTGTGCCAGGCAACATGGAGTTTTTCTGTGTGCTGAAATGGCTACATAAACATATTCAGAAGGTGAAGAAACAATAGAACAAATCATTACACTATCTTCCACTTCATATTATATTATCATGCCTAGTGTATGTTCTCAATGTTGGTAGTTTATAATGCTAAAGCTTATGTGGTTATAtattttattcaaattaaataGTCAATCACTTTGGAAAAATTAATTCAGCATAAGGAGATAAACACAAATAGATGAATAAACTTACCATGAATATTTTTCAAACAAAGTAATATGTTATGGGAAAGGAAATAAAATTAGAGTGTATAATATGTAAAAGACCTGGAGAATGCAGAGAATTTAGCTATATAACATTTCCTCCACCTtgtttctttctcttgcttattggaCTTGATATATGTAGGTAGATATTGGCCTCTCTGTCTAGGTCATTAAATACTGTAACATGATGAGCCACAATGCAGATATACTAGATTATTTACTGTCCTGGTGGTGCAACATATCATTGTCACATGCTAGCTTTACTTTTTCTCAAGTTTGAACTAATTTAGTGTATTCTCCAGATTTTGCAGACACTATCTATCCAAGGTTTGACTCCATCAGGTAGCAGTTCAGCCTTGGGAAGCGAAGGAGCCAACAACAGTGGAGTTTCCAGAGCATCAATAAAAGAGAGGTCTATGCAAAGCTCTCATTCTATATTCGTGTATAATAAATATGCAAAATGAAACTTCCCT belongs to Musa acuminata AAA Group cultivar baxijiao chromosome BXJ1-11, Cavendish_Baxijiao_AAA, whole genome shotgun sequence and includes:
- the LOC135596589 gene encoding exocyst complex component EXO70A1-like, with protein sequence MAVPQAIDTLSRRASLLRESLQKSQSNTESMVTILGSFDHRLSALEAAMRPTQVKTHAIRMAHENIDKTLKTTEVILTQFDLSRQAEATILRGPHEDLEGYLEAVDMLKSTVQHFSSNKSFKGCDGVMNHINSLLAKAILKLEEEFRQLLATYSKPIEPDRLFDCLPKSLQPHSETSGHQADGGKPEHQARSLEAAVYKTPTLIPPRVLPLLHDLANQLVQAGHQQQCSKIYRDARASTLESSLRKLGVEKLNKDDVQRMQWEALETKIQNWIHYMRIAVKLLFAGERKICDQVFDGTTLNKDQCFAEVTASSVAVLLSFGDAVAKSKRSPEKLFVLLDMYEVLHELHVEIETIFEGKACSEMRESTLSLAKRLAQTAEETFGDFEEAVEKDATKTTVLDGTVHPLTSYVINYVKFLFDYQSTLKQLFQECVTGDKTESQLAIVTMRIMQALQSNLDNKSKQYKDPALTYLFLMNNIHYMVRSLSRSEAKDILGDDWVQRHRRIVQQNANQYKRVAWAKILQTLSIQGLTPSGSSSALGSEGANNSGVSRASIKERFKSFNVQFEELHQRQSQWTVPDQELREYLRLAIAEVLLPAYRSYIKRFGPLVENGKNPLKYIRYTPEDLERMLSEFFEGKSMGEPKR